GAAGCTTGTCAAGTACATAGTACAAATAATACCTTCCGTCGGGGCCTACAGTAACATCAGGTGCATAAAGGCACATGCTGCCATCGGGATTGAGAGGGTCATCAGTCTTTTTGTAAATAACTCCCTCATACCTCCAGTTGCCAAGATCATCGACTGGTGCGGACCAGCAAACGTAATCGTTCAAACAGTATACATACCCGTTAAAACGGTCATGTGAGCCATAGACATATACTCTGTTATTAAAAACATACGGTTCACCATCAGGAATATATTCCCATGACGGAAGATATGGATTGAATCCCTGTTTTTTCATTAATACTTTCACTCCTTCTGTTGGACTATGTTTTAGTTAATAATACTACATCCGTAGCATACCATTAGACATTTTTTTAGTCAATTTGAGCTAAAGAATTGTATATAAATAAATAAAAAAGGATATATGCCTACGTAGCTAATATATACATAATTGGCAGAACTACCTTAAACTCCCGGGCGTGCTTACCTTAATTCATTTTCTTATAACGGCCCGGAGAAATGCCTACCGAATTGGTAAACTGTTTTGTGAAGGAATAAGCGTCACTGTAGCCAGTAAGCTGTGCTGTTTCCTTTATAGATACGCCTGATAATAACAGCAGCTTGGCGTGTTTCATTTTTTGTTCTATTCTGTATTGTAAAGGTGAGACGCCGACATATTCACGAAATTTCTTACGAAAGTTCTCATAGCTCATATGAAGAGCAGCCGCCACCTCTTCAAGGGAAACTGCCCTATGAATGTCACCGGAGAGCAGTCGACAAGCTTCTTCAATTGCCCCCCTCACAGAATCCGCAGGGAAGGTTTTTGCGGGACGGTTTACAATAGACAGCACTATCTCTTGAGCTTTAAGAGATAAAAAAGGAAGCTCAGTATCTCCTGCCGTTTTTAATTGATGTAAAAATCGGGAGAATTGCTGGAATATGTTTTCATCATATTGTGAATGAATTACGGGAGCATCTGCCGATAGGAGGTTTAGACTGCAAAGGTAGTTGTAGGTGGTACGGCCGAAACTGATAAAGAATTCAACCCAGTTACCGTCGGGAGTTATCTCGGTGGAGTGGCAGACTCCGGGTATACGCTGTACAAAATCACCTGCCTGGATAGGTATCATTTCCTTGTCCGGGGTATAATAGCGACCGCTCCCGGATAATAGCATAAAGCCGCTGTAATAATCAATCATAAAATTGTACTGGGATTTTTCTGTTGTTGCTTTAGGCATAAAGCCGCAGGCTAATATACCGTTAGTCAGGTCTGATCCTATACAGCGGTAAACAACATCCTTTTCTGTTTCCATAATTAGTCCTTTCTGGCAGACATTCTTTTGGTCTGAGATTATACCAAAATGGATAAAATAAAGACCAATAGAAATATTTTGTTCGATTATAAAATACCATATAATATTTACAGATACAATTGTATTTTATTAACGGTAAAGTATTTTTTAAATACCAAATATGATAAAAGGAGTAGGTTATGAGCAGAGAATGGGAAAATCAGTATATAACACAAATAAACAGGTATCCGATGCACTCGCCATATGGAGCTTATGAATCTGTTGAACAGGCCATGAGCTGTAACCGCTGGACTTCAAAATATGTAAAAAGCCTGAGCGGGATATGGAAGTTCAAGCTTGCCCAAAATCCACAGCAGGCACCGGAAAATTTCTATGCATTAAATTATGATGTTTCCGACTGGGATGATATACCCGTACCTTCAAACTGGGAGCTGCATGGGTATGGCAAACCGGTTTATACCAATATTATATATCCATTTAAGAGGGAAGGAGTCGGATCGCACTATGAGATAGAGGTAGCGGAGGGACAGGTAGAGCTTAATGCACCTCTGGTACCTGAAAAAAACTTGACAGGCTGTTACCGAACCGATTTTGAAGTGCCGGATTATTTTGAAGGAAAGGATGTATTTATAGAATTCGGAGGTGTAGAGTCCTGTTTTTACCTTTGGGTAAACGGTACGGAAATAGGCTTTTCCAAGGATAGCAAGCTGGATGCTTCCTTTGATATCACACATGCCGTACATAGTGGAAAAAATGAACTGGCAGTAAAGGTACTACAATACTGTGACGCCTCGTACCTTGAGGATCAGGACTACTGGCACTTGTCAGGAATATACCGGGATGTGAGAATTTATGCAAAGAACAAACAACGGCTGCTTGACTACAAGGTAGAAACTCTGTTTAAGGACAATAATTTTAAAGAAGCCGAACTGAGAGTAATGCTTCAGCCAAATAATAGAGTCAGGGGTTATGGAGAATCTTATGTGAGATTGAGTCTTTATAACGCTGAAAATGAGTTGGTGACTGCTTTTCAGAGTCAACCCTATGCCAAATGCGGAGTATATCTGGAGTCTAAATTTACTGCTTTTCCGTCTGCATTTGTGAAAAATCCCCATTTATGGTCTGCTGAGGAGCCGTATTTATATACTTTGGTTTTGGAGACGGTAGACAAAAACGGATGTGTCACAGATATTGAAAGTACAAAAGTAGGCTTCCGTAAAGTAGAAATAGGCAGGGACGGTGTGTTTTACCTGAACGGCAGGAGACTACTGGTGCGGGGAGTGAATTTACACGAATTCTGTCCCGAAACTGGAAGATATGTTTCGATGGAATATATGAGACAGCAGATTTTATCCATGAAACAGATGAATTTCAATGCCGTTCGAACCAGCCA
This genomic stretch from Ruminiclostridium cellulolyticum H10 harbors:
- a CDS encoding AraC family transcriptional regulator, producing the protein METEKDVVYRCIGSDLTNGILACGFMPKATTEKSQYNFMIDYYSGFMLLSGSGRYYTPDKEMIPIQAGDFVQRIPGVCHSTEITPDGNWVEFFISFGRTTYNYLCSLNLLSADAPVIHSQYDENIFQQFSRFLHQLKTAGDTELPFLSLKAQEIVLSIVNRPAKTFPADSVRGAIEEACRLLSGDIHRAVSLEEVAAALHMSYENFRKKFREYVGVSPLQYRIEQKMKHAKLLLLSGVSIKETAQLTGYSDAYSFTKQFTNSVGISPGRYKKMN